AAACTGGCCGGCAACAGACATCTGATTAGAACCTATTATTATAATGCGCCCCTAAATAGGGATGATGATGAGGAAAAACACCGCCTGCAAAAGTCATTTTTTGATTCACTCGATTCAGTGCCGTATCTCACCAAAAGATTCGGACGTCTCGAAAAAAGAAATGTCCGTCAAAATCTGCCCGACGGCACTTTTATATCCGCTCCAACCTATGTCGAAAAGGGTGTCGATACCTACATCGCAATCGATATGCTGACTTTTGCCTTTAAAAACACATACGACACGGCAATATTGATTTCCGGCGATGAGGATTTTGCTGTTTTGGTCAATACGATTAAGGAACTGGGCAAGCATGTCGAGGTAGCTAATCTTGGCGGTTCGTATCTTTTAAGGCAATGTGCGGATAAGTATATCCTGATTGACCATGAGATACTAACGGGAATCCAACAAGTTTAGCTGTCATTCCACTACTGTCCGGCTTTTTGTCCGCCTTAGGCGGATGCTACAGAACGACCGATTCAGATGGCAATCTCGATTTTACTTTTGTCCGTCTTAGGCGGATGCTATAGTGATGTCATTACCACACTGCCCGCGTCATTCCCAACACCGTCCGCGTCATTCCCAACTTGATTGGGAATCCAGAG
This sequence is a window from Candidatus Zixiibacteriota bacterium. Protein-coding genes within it:
- a CDS encoding NYN domain-containing protein, with the protein product MSSKYNYEDNQSVSNERVMIFIDGNNLYHSLKHVVGNTNLDFDKFSHKLAGNRHLIRTYYYNAPLNRDDDEEKHRLQKSFFDSLDSVPYLTKRFGRLEKRNVRQNLPDGTFISAPTYVEKGVDTYIAIDMLTFAFKNTYDTAILISGDEDFAVLVNTIKELGKHVEVANLGGSYLLRQCADKYILIDHEILTGIQQV